Proteins encoded in a region of the Acidobacteriota bacterium genome:
- a CDS encoding PilZ domain-containing protein, with translation MAVASSSPNPKVSPARVAVFHIDAPAEAVVREAFKQFNIETVRVEGDISQRLFKEKFEACVVPLDHPEATAILEAARSSPSNRRLVIYAIAADSAETLRFSKHGLNVVLPRPLDRQAALRAVRASHLLVLHELRRYVRVPVVVEVKLESERGSKLTAATMEVSGGGMSLSTAGKAISGENVTVTFALPAASKLGGSKVNDAKVTARAIVCWARVSDDRLGEMMFGIRFQADDDRRFAVKEWIEAYLDM, from the coding sequence AACCCCAAAGTCAGCCCCGCACGCGTAGCCGTATTCCACATCGATGCTCCCGCCGAAGCGGTGGTGCGCGAAGCCTTCAAGCAGTTCAACATCGAGACCGTTCGCGTGGAAGGCGACATCAGCCAGCGGCTGTTCAAAGAGAAGTTCGAGGCCTGCGTGGTGCCACTCGATCATCCTGAAGCCACCGCGATCCTCGAAGCCGCGCGCAGTTCGCCTTCGAATCGGCGGCTCGTCATCTACGCCATCGCCGCCGATTCCGCCGAGACGCTGCGTTTCTCCAAGCACGGACTGAACGTGGTGCTGCCGCGTCCGCTCGATCGGCAGGCAGCGTTGCGGGCGGTGCGTGCCAGCCATCTGCTGGTGCTGCACGAGCTGCGCCGCTACGTTCGCGTGCCCGTGGTGGTCGAGGTGAAGCTGGAGAGTGAGCGGGGCTCGAAGCTCACCGCCGCTACCATGGAAGTCTCCGGCGGTGGCATGTCACTCTCGACCGCGGGGAAAGCGATCTCGGGCGAAAACGTGACGGTCACGTTCGCGCTGCCCGCCGCTTCGAAGCTTGGCGGTTCGAAGGTCAATGACGCGAAGGTCACCGCGCGCGCCATCGTGTGCTGGGCGCGGGTGTCGGATGACCGCCTCGGCGAGATGATGTTCGGCATCCGCTTCCAGGCCGACGACGATCGCCGCTTCGCGGTGAAGGAATGGATCGAAGCCTACCTCGATATGTAG